The following coding sequences lie in one Silene latifolia isolate original U9 population chromosome 5, ASM4854445v1, whole genome shotgun sequence genomic window:
- the LOC141657158 gene encoding protein VASCULATURE COMPLEXITY AND CONNECTIVITY, with protein sequence MWRIERKGLVICLLVGFLGLISVVLGFAAEGTRIKVSQVNETSPGVCSYPRSPAYGLGITSALSLLIAQIIINFASGCICCRRNPYTSTTHWTLALVCFIVSWFTFVVAFLLLLGGAALNDQHEAENVYLGYYYCYVVKPGVFAMASVLSLASVTLSILYFLTISSSKSVGSPSLPNEGGVAMGQAQIPPTSHDPVFVHEDTYIRRQFT encoded by the exons atgtgGAGGATAGAAAGAAAGGGTCTTGTAATATGCTTATTAGTTGGGTTTTTAGGATTAATCTCTGTTGTTCTGGGTTTTGCTGCTGAAGGTACTCGGATTAAG GTTTCTCAAGTGAATGAAACTTCACCTGGTGTTTGTTCTTACCCAAGAAGTCCGGCGTATGGTCTAGGGATCACATCAGCACTCTCGCTTCTGATTGCTCAAATTATCATCAATTTTGCCAGTGGTTGTATCTGCTGCAGAAGGAATCCATATACTTCAACTACTCACTGGACTCTTGCCCTAGTTTGCTTCATTGTATCTTG GTTCACATTTGTTGTAGCATTCCTCCTACTTTTAGGTGGAGCAGCCCTCAACGATCAACATGAAGCAGAAAACGTGTACTTAGGCTATTACTACTGCTATGTAGTCAAACCCGGTGTCTTTGCAATGGCCTCTGTCTTGTCCTTGGCTAGTGTCACTCTCAGCATCCTCTACTTCTTGACCATTTCATCTTCAAAGAgcgtaggcagtccttccttGCCGAATGAGGGTGGTGTTGCCATGGGACAAGCCCAGATCCCTCCAACTTCCCATGATCCTGTCTTTGTGCACGAAGACACATATATAAGGCGGCAATTTACTTGA